The DNA window caccctcttcgtgatgttctccagtcctatgttcagttaactcgacacgagtgctcatccctcataaggaatttggaatggttgaggagtcaatgaggtttttcggacaaggcggtcgctcaccttttattcttctgattcgttgtcacacgactttgttcttgcttggcaatttcatcatcttttttctcatgcttcttttgccatttttcctttcatcattttcttcttattatatttttttgcctttttttttgcaatattttttgagcaagccGTGTGACCTTGCATTATCTTTggttcgttggaggtgattgcgactgcctcactcctttgatttgatgaagtattaccattgtggtatcgtcatctcttgatctcttgatggaataaggataatcattgcggttttgacattcctcaaccttttgaaggataaccattgttgtatccttagatgcataccctttgggtgagttttgaacactcgattaagttaaatgaacactaccctgccccaaggttaaaataagggttttttatgattaaaaaagaaactcctacttcaaggctcaaaggggttatcgagggtctatctcccttatatctccggtgtttggggatttgaaataatgcctgtacatcctcagtagggttttattcgaaaacacataattgaagatttttgcgtttttatttttcatcactctccctcagctttttgcctaaacaagcaattagtaaagttggtatcgtaatgccaaaaacattttatgagtgaaaacgaacggattacttcaagacaaacataaacagtgTATTAAGATTtttattcagaaattaacaagtttttacatgctagaaatgcttaaacaaacaatgaaatgttacgaatgagaatgcaatgaagaactgaatggctgccattgttgaggaggcttgactccgtctggacttattgctcttgaatactttctgcaattTTGATACCCTTTCGAGACTTCAATTTATGCATGAACCTCTTGGAATGAACAAcacacaatcctcagttgaatggcttTGTGCTCCAGCATGGTAGTCACTTAGCATTGTCATGTGtttcttccaaacacttcagattacttcaaaagagaaatCCAACGAAGatacccaagagttgtaaattttgccttactttagggattcgagcaatgcgagtgatgcaatgctcaagataagagtacgtcttgcttatccctcaatcgggagccccaagcatagttgctagagtagtattcgccatcataaatggaaagaaccttgtatggtcatcaaattgaggagatctatttgtggtggagaagacccaatactcgaatcttaaccaattgaaattccaacaaacagggaagcaACTTGAGAAAGAGAAGCATTGTGTAGAACACTCTTTATTACCACATGGAAAAAGAATCTGACAAAGTCACTCCAAAATTTATAATGCtataagggattcgagcaatgcaagtggtgcaatgctcaagataagaccaggtcttgcttatccctcgatcgggagccccaagcatagatgttggagaagTGTTCACTTCGAACACGGAGGAACCTTAGATGGTCATCGAACTTAGAAAAGCTATCTATTGTAAGGAGAGctcaaaacaccaactgaaacaccaaccctcAGAGacacaactgagcacaagaaccttgagaatgaaagATGCTTCTATAGGGCACTCCTGACTACCACTTGAAAAAAGATTCCGACGCAGTTGCACAAGGATTTGAGGTGCTTTTATTATTGTCCCACCAACGAGTTTAAACAGggaatttgttgattttggagATTTTCTGAAATCTGAGCTTTCACTCAGGCAaaggaattccattcacccacatgtttcctccttgaaggaTTACATGCCTCTCATCAATCAATTGTTGTACTTTGGCcttgaaagcgttgcagtcctcagttgagtgccctactgatccagcgtgatacccacattgcacattagggtcatacccaggtggaaacggacgtggtggaggcttcagagatttgggaaccaccaatgagctttgaactagatatggcataagtttactgtatgtcataggaatttgggccagaggagcatttcttcgtcccaaattacttctaggtggaCACTGATTCAGATGGCCTTGTtgatgtggaacatattgcttttgTGGCGAATACTGAATCAGTTGTGGTTGGATCATGTGGGGTTGTTGATGATTCAAATACTCAATCTGCTCAGGTGTTTTCCCCTTTTGACTTGGTTGTGAAACAATCAAAGACTGATAAAGTGGAGAATTCGGAATCCAAGATAGTGTATTGTGCTTCTGACttgaagtagatccgacatagaagtatgaatcaaccttttcttccgcCACAGGTGGAACTCTAATTCCTTGAACACTCATACCCTCGGGGgtaaacaaaatcacttttgagtcaatgagatcttgaatttgatgtttcagcgccctacaattctcagtatcatgaccaggtgccccagaatggaactcgcatcgagcattggcatcaaaattgggggaaagcttttcaggcatggacaaatcacgtagctcaaccaaccgaagttccagcaaacggggaagtaactgagcataaggcatcgaGATCGGATCGAGAACTCTCTGAGGCATCTTAGGTTTTTGcccacacatttggcctccttgattcattctagggacatgaacagattgacgtggaggTAACGGCACTTGAagttgagggagagctccctgaggcatcccatgaaTGGAAAGAGATCCTATTGAAGAGAAGGAGTCAACAATTTCTGTTGCAGCAGCGGGGATAACATCACCTTCCTTTCTTAGTACCGTTTTCAGAACTTCCATAACCAGGctcacttgagtcttcaactgactgttttcctcttttagtgcatcctgattatggatcaaATCTTGCATTTCCAGCATAAGATGACCCATAtgttccttcatctcatccatttcctcacggagttgttccatagttgatcttggagtcgtggcggtgagaagtcaaatctgttgttgatcttgaaatctaaATAGAAtgggtcccataagtctctgagagaaccatgaaatgcatgatagtatgaatgcatgtttcatttatgagagatcctaaagtctttttccactttcctttttcttttttcttccttccttttttttttgaaatcaaggcTTTGTTTCATATGGAgtatcttttccttttctttttttctatttcctttttctttctctttttttgttgaaatagactttaggatcccccataaatgaagtggataaagtaatgatgttatgcaatgcaaaagcatgggatcaaggttcatataatccgagtaaccactatacaatcctctgaataactgttATAGGTCAGATTTCATGAGATCAAACATCCGGCATAGGTACCACAGAACCATAAGAGCAATAGTCACcatcagaacagaatagtcaccaacggtacctgtcatgtatatccctccccactcacaggtgaatctaggccagggtaaggtcaaaatggcaaccatcGTTATCATTCCTCCTGAGGCACCActattgttgcatctacatgccaacaatggtaccccatttggacctcgactgggcgtgggtctcatgatcgcactagacaagacctgacatctcatcggcgtcatgactatccactctatcctaggtgtcctatgtgtcaactctggcctgggtattgggccttttacctcatagaaacaacccacccaacctgcaaacagagaaaatatgtggccccacggggacccataatatagtccagacgcatgcggaaagtaaacatgatatgcaagcaagaaataaacatgatatgcaagcatatatatacaaaatgaaaacatataagcaaaaaaataaacacccaataaaataaacaaacaaaggctaggatcgacttgcttaggtaatccccagcagattcgccaattgtcgcacgctcgggaaaaatgaacagagtcgccaccaatatatttatcccataagggaaaggaatatcagaaaacctaacaaaggaaggaacagggtcttgcgaccagagaatcagggtacgggagtcggttacgcaaggggaaggtattagcacccctcgcgcccatcgtactcgatggtatccacctatgtttgtttctatctaaagggtgtcatCTATGTCTATGtataaatgcgaatgaatgcagaacgtagggaaaataaagaattgtactcgcacgggccctaccccgctgcctacgtatccttttcaggaatcagagttaccgtagctcggctcaagattttctgtttgtttttgtgttttttaattgggcggcgttaacgttcgcgctcttgcataagggatctacctacgatgcgttcgagcggaaataacattgcccttaggaAGAAAGAGAGaggttggtttgtgttttttagggtaattccatgatgacaaaacccactacaaggcttcgcatcacttccttactttgttttaaatctgaccatttattagtgttttaagtgtttttggttggtgttttttaggggaatttgtttgtgacttagatcataccaaaaagagttttgttttgaatatttagagaacgcacaccgaggcctacgccacaatcgtttctctaaataacggttaagaaatacatcgaggcttcacacctcaatcatttcttctccgctaagtaggaaagaacatacatcggggcctacaccctaatcatttctttcctactatgaaatatagtaacggtatgatcttcatcgatatttattaagtattttaaaagttgaaaagaaaaagaaaatgataagggaactaatcctaaattctaatctaagttgttctaattcctatatcctaatgttaacatggcgTCTAAATCTATGGTTAGGATGATATTAACAAGGTAGGccaaaataaggccaaaaatacaagcaataaaatcatacaagaaccatacaaaaataacatggaaatagcgcaaaaaaacaattcaagcatcaaCGCGAACTTAAactaaaaactactattttttatggcatttttatgaagaaattaaatgtcaaaattcacctaaaaatctactatttttatgtatatatttttttttatgggtTAAAAGAATTCTAATGACTAAAGGAGTACTAAAATCTAATTAGAACTAGCAAATTTTTATTGAtttcatgtttttattatctaaaaatgtAGTAGTAAAAAAACTAAGAAAAAAGCTAAAATCTAACATGAAAATAATATGGATCCAGGGGGTGTTAATTGAAAATGGGTGTGCAGTCAGTAACTCTGGGCGCAGGGCCTAAAGGATTTTGACCCATCAGCTTACTAGCTTTAAACAGCAAGACAGGAGAGGGGTGCATGGACCTAAGAGGAATGCGCTAGCAATTTCGCGCCAGGCCCAAGCTCTTGAATTATTGCTCAGTCCCCATTTTCGGAGTTTTGTTATCCAACTTTCAATTAGGAAAAAAAagaattcgattaaaaataaaaagaaaaatagaaagggGATTTAGGGTTATTACACTGTGACCATTCAGCTTCGATTCTCAAACCTTCCTCTTCACGTGAACGGCGCGGTGGCCGCATCTCCTCCTTCTCTGATGAAGCTTCGACGGCGCCACCACACCACCAAACAGACGTGCGCTACCATACCCTCACCTCACCTTTCTCGATTCGCTCTCACTCTCAATGCTCCGATTTGGCAAAGGCAATCCGGTGACTCCTTCGATTTCGTGATGATGATGAACGTGCGTGAAGACGAAGATGATGCGATAAGGATTATTACCGATAACGAACTATGGCGTCGGCGATGTTGTGATGTAATGATGAAGCTCGTGGTAGTTGAAGGTGATGATTTTGCAGATGAATTCGCAATTGATCGAAGAATGAAGCTTCTGAGATTGAAGCGTGGAAGATGATTTTTATAGATTCAGTTTTTTTGTAGTTTTCTGTTGAAGCTTGTTTTGGATGAGTGAAGATTGTTGGAGAACGAAAGCGATGATCGGTGAAGAAGATGGACGAAGATTCTTTGATCGAGAGAGAGTTCTGAGAGAGAGGtaaagtttgttttttttctgTTATCTCTTTTTCTGATTTCTTTCTCTCTATTGCTGATTCCTCTTGATTCCTATGTGTGTTGTTGTGAAGATGAGTAGTGAAGGTTGGTGGagggaaatgaagatgaagcgtgAAGAATGTGTGTTGACAGGGGATGGATTGTGAAGATTGAGTCGTGGTGATTGCAGAGAGATATGAAGGTTGAATTGAGGTGGATTCAGATTGAAGACTATGGGGAAGATGAGAGAGGGTGAAGGTGATGAAGTTTGAAGCTGTGAAGGAGTGGGAGAGAATGGAGAATGAAGGTGGTGGATTGtggagtgaagaagatgaatgacgAAGGTGAGGGAAGAAAATGGAGGAGCTTGCAGAAAAAGATGGGAGTGAAGTGAAGGTTATGATGAATGAAGAATCGAGAGCCTTGAAGTGTGAATGATGGTGCTATATATCAGGTTAGTTCAGTTCCTCTCCCTCTTTCTGTTTCTTCGATCCAGTTTCATTCTGTTAGTTGAGAATTAGTTAGGTTTTGTGAAGTTAGTTATATGGATAACCGATTCTGTTAGGGAATTATATGACCGTTATAGGGTGGTTACAAATCTGTTAAGTTAGTTTTTGGTTAGTTAGTGGTTATGTGAAGGTAGTTACAAGTTGGTTGTTTCTGTTATGTGTTTGAAAGTGAAGGGTGAGGGGGAAAGTTAGTTAGAAATGAGACTGGTTATTAGTGAATGCATTTGAATTTAGTATAGGTTTTTATGAACTGGTTTTTGGTCTGCCATGTGGGATTTTGCTTGTGTTTGAATGAAACTGGTTATGTGCAGTGTTTGTTTTCTCTTTATGTTTTTTCGTTAATGAACCGGTTTGGTTTTGCTGATTCCTTTTGTTAACCGTGAGATGGTTTCTGAACCAGTTTATTTGGGTTAATATGCAGGTCATGGTCAAGGTTAGCAAATACATGGTTTTGTTCTTTTGGTGCAAGGCTCTACTATATCCATTTTTGAAGCAAAGGCTATGAAGATTTATAGAATAGCTTGGAGTTATATCATAAACCTGATCATGGCATAGCTCGGGAACCACACGGCCAGATGGGCAAATGAAGATGGATAAAGACCCTTGATGGCTTAGAATAGGAAATAGGTCATGGGATTAGTGAATTGACTATGGTCAACTGTAAGTCAAAAATGAACAATTTTTGTATAGCTTTTCAATGTATTGTATTTGTGATGCATTCTCGGATTTGGTAATGCAATTTTAACTTTGGTTTGGGTGTTGACCTTTTACAAGTAACTTGACTTGtaatttattatttcttcaagTGATGACTTTCCTCTTTCCCTCCACTTGTAAAATTTAAACATTCTTCCCTTTTCTTTCAACTTCCAATGCTTCTCCTCTTTATGTGTATGAGCAAACAAGTTCCATTTGGAAAGGTAAATTCCCAAAATCTTGGGTCAAGAGTCAACTATAAGGTTGACTTTCAACACATAGTCAAAGTGCTTTTGAATTTGCTTCTTTCAAGTAGTCGCCATGAAGCTTAAGATGAATATCTTCTCGATTTTTTTCATATCGAACTTGCATGACACACTccaaataattgaaaatatagACCCTAAATTCCATCTTCAATTAATGGGCCTCAAAGAGCACATGCCCAAAACTTCTAGTTCCTTTATTTGAGAAGCAGTTTCCTGTCTTGATTTGTTCGAGAAAGAATTAAAGCATTAATCCCAAGCAAGCCTATTTAAACCCTTGATGGATCACCAAAATAGTTGATCTCCTTAGAAGCTCTGATGAAGATCCTATTGTAGTCTGACAACTTTGAATAATGAGAAAAAACTTTAAAACCATAAGGAATCCAAACTAACACCATCCTTGATCCCACTgccaagtttattgattaatgatgcatgatatgttagatgacctaatggagagtatGTACATGAGTATgaaacttaagccagttagaagttaggggtaggacaaatttggggtatgacagcagcaGCTTGTTGTAGTTCTTTGTGAAGAGAGATTTTGGTGAGGGCAGCCATGAGGGCTTCATATCTTGAATCCTCAACAGATTTGTCATTGTCCAATCTTGTGTGGAGGGAGGATAGATCTGAAGAGATTTGAGCAAATCTCTCATCCATTTGTTCTTGAGTttcttgcattgcattgttgAGGTGTAGGGTAGAGATTTGAATGGCTTCTTCTATGATATCTTTAGAAGAAGGGTTGGGTGGTTTAGGGGGAGCCATGGGAGGACTGAGAGGCAagagatgaaagcaccaatgttaggTTACACTAAGCTACCAAAGATCTAAATTGCATAAGAAGATTAAACATAAGAAATAACTTTTCATATTTTCATTGATTTACCAACAAGGTAGCTCCTACAATATATAGTTAGGGTTTACAAGACTAATGGGCCAAAAGACCACTAGACCCAATAACACAAACATAACATAAAGCCTAGTAGTAATAATAAAACTATTAATAGTAAAAGTCTTTAAGTAAAATAGATTCTCTTTTCTCTCTAATAGGCATTTTCTTAACAGGGGGACAATAGCATTAAAGGATAATGATTGTTTTGTCTGGCTGTCACCGAATATTCCTTCGGTAATCAAGAATTGTTCTTTCTGTCCATGATCTTGCATGTTAATGCTAATGATAGACAATGAAGAGATGATTTGATTTTGTATTAATACACCTGAGCTAGTATGAAGATTATTTTCTGGATTATCACATACTACCAGATCATGTGGGGCCCTTTCAGTTGGAAATTTAGTAGCAGCTGCATCCTCCCGTGCGTGATCAACACGCGCCCCATGCCCCATCTCTACATCCTTCTTCATGGATTCATTgccttctccttcttctttcgGCCACTTTGAGATACATCTATTAACGAATCTTCTATTATTTTCCTTGAGTTCAGTAGACTATCCCCAACTACCATTATCCTCATCCACGGCGAACCGAACTTCGCACCTCTGTTCAGAATGTCCCAAAACTccacaaacaaaataaaagagaccCAAATTTTCATACTTAAAAATAAATGTACACCACTCTCCGCCTTTATTCTTAACTCTGGTATTCTTTTTTAATGGTTGTCGGACATCTACTTTCACTCTCAAACGCATATACTGCCTCCAGAAGCTTGAGTTGTTGTTCTTGTCATACTCCACAAAAGTACCGATAAAATTTGCAATTGTTTTGCTCAACTTCTCCAACATCTGACTCGTCGAAAGATTATGAACCTGAACCCAAATTTCAACATGGAACATATGGATATTCTCCAGCTGCACCCCAATTTGCACTCTCTCAATGATCAGTAAGTGATTGCCGAAAATCCACGGCCCTCCTTTCAACGTTGCCTCCATGTCTAACTGTGAGAAAATTGGAATAAAAATAACCTTTCAAAAAGCTTTCTTGATGGTAACCCCCTTGACTGGACGCCACATATCTGCCACTCGATTTTTCATAGACATAACATGTATCGGTttatcacacaaaaatcttctgGCAAGGCACAGTCATAGATCGCAAGcatcttcaccatcttcatccaTATCAAAACAAAACCTACATTCCTCGTCCTCCTAATTGTAGCGATAAATCATTGATGTTTAGGACTTCCATTCTATCTAGTCAATTGGTAGATCGGACCAAAATCCagaaaaagaaagagatcaaGACTTCTACTTTGTTATCCTAAAAATACATAATGTCTAGTAAAATATTTAGTATAGATAACTTACTTTaatgattttaatttaatattttttcaattaaataggaCATCGCATGTGCAAGCATATAGCACCAATGTCATTAAGAATATGAATGAGCTCAAGTATTCATGCATTATGGCCATTAAATTATTCttattaatgaaaaataattaaaattttcttatattaaacTCTTCTTATATTATTTAAAGAGTATAGTCAATTTTACACAAGAAAGAATAATTATTAACATAGCAAAATTATAAAAAGGAATGTAATAATATAGAAAAATtattaacataattttttaaaaaaaagcaataacataataaaattattaacatggaaaaaaaatttaaaaaggaaagtaataatatagaaaaattattaaaatagaaatattttaaaaaaggaaagtaataacatagaaaattttttaaaacagaaaGTAATGTAGTAATAGATAAACTATTAACAAAGAAAAATTAATAACatagaaattttttaaaaggaaagtaataatataaaaatattattaagatagaaaaattaaaaataaggaaATTTATAAAAAGTAGATGATagaatataaaaataatcaatgtTTCATTGTATTTTGACATCTTTTCATTTACctgaattaatataatatttaaatgaaaagtATTTTTTAGTTGATGATGTTACTTGTCACtttaagttattaaaaaaataaaaaatgttattcTAATGTGAAAAAAAGTATCGTTGTTATAAGTGTAAAGAATACTTCTTCTGCCAGTGATATTTTTTAGAATGTGAcgttcttttatttaatttcttacgTTTGAGTTTAAAACATCTTTTCTCTCTTGCAAATGCTTTAATTTAAGCTAGTAATACATTTTATTTGTTTCctaaaaatataatatactattatttatttactttttttggTAAGCAATTTCTGTATATTAGTTTTACTTTAAAATTTTATGCTCTAAAATAATTGTTGACCAAAGTTTCCAAAGTAAAATACTATTTCTACTATCAATAAATTACTAATATGTGGAAAATATGAAGTTAAGAATACTTgttttaaatagaaaattaagAATACAAAATGTTAATGATTGAATTTTCCCATAAAttgtattataaatatatttaattaagcATATTTAGGGATTTATACTAGGGTCCAAAATTTCCTCATATTCATATTCAGAGATCGCCACTAGATTATCTGTATAGTAAAGAGAATAAAGAAAGTGTGCCATCCATCTCGATCGTGACCATAGAGGTGCTATCGCGTCTTTATTTGTCACATActaatcttttttaatttttgtaattattGAATTATGATTTGAATAAAGGCTATTCCATGCAAGGCAGTTAAGGTAAATCAACCGCTTCTAATATTTGTTTTGGTATCATAGAAAGAGAAGAACACTCCTATATGTCAAAGCCACTTGAGCGAGTATCGGTCCTAATCAACCAATGAAAAACAAAACTTAGAGTATGGCGATGAAACCACTTCTAAGTCAAGCTAATAGTCGAGAATATCAAATGAGTAACTGACAAACTTtcccaaataatttttttctgcAATTTCCGAATTGTCGAGACCACATAATACCAAATCGAGATTAAGGCTAAAGATAGACTTTTCCCATGACCTATACCCTAAAACAACTCAAACACCTCTAAAATTGACTGAGGTAGGGCACTTGGCCGCCCAACCCACCTAAAAACTTTATATTTGATGCTTTAAGTGACCTCACACAACATAGAGAGATGATCATCTGACTCTATCTGTCCCGCATATAAGGCGCACCCCGCATTACTAGAACTTAACACTATCTAATCTCTTAAAAGATTATGCATAGTCAGAAAATGATCTTTCCAActttcaagagaagagaaagtgTATCGAATTAAAGAACCAATAATGAGCAAAGTAGTTTAACATGCGTGCATCTTttggtttttaaactttcaagagaagaagatgaagaatcagaagGAACAATATAGAAGCGGaagaaccaaaacacaaaaataaattcATCCAAAGGAATCAAAATGAGTTCTCCTGCTCAAGCTACCAACAATGCTGAGAATGAAGATGTTGTTGCTCTAGAGGGTTTTGTACTGCAAAACCATCCTTAGAATCaagatgttgttgttgtagatgTAACGTctgtaatttaattaattatttaattaagttaTTTTCGGACTATTTGTTGATAAGTTGTTATATGTTGTGATTAAGTTGCTAAGTTGATGATTTAAGGATGGTTACTAATAGTATCATTTAGCAttattaatattagaaataatattaatataattattagtaGTATATGAGATTAATGGTGTTGAGCTTATT is part of the Vicia villosa cultivar HV-30 ecotype Madison, WI linkage group LG2, Vvil1.0, whole genome shotgun sequence genome and encodes:
- the LOC131646602 gene encoding uncharacterized protein At4g02000-like, translating into MEATLKGGPWIFGNHLLIIERVQIGVQLENIHMFHVEIWVQVHNLSTSQMLEKLSKTIANFIGTFVEYDKNNNSSFWRQYMRLRVKVDVRQPLKKNTRVKNKGGEWCTFIFKYENLGLFYFVCGVLGHSEQRCEVRFAVDEDNGSWG